One ANME-2 cluster archaeon genomic window carries:
- a CDS encoding GTP cyclohydrolase I FolE2, with the protein MDLPVIHLPDVQANRPDIPITLSRVGVTDVKKLVEVSRAEKRPIILISKFDIFVDLPSDRKGANLSRNFEAIDEVVEEALTSPVCEIEELCGEVTRRLLDRHEYATRAEVIMQSEYIIKRTTPINKVKCQQVVDIFAEATALRKNDNKVSVKKMVGAEVIGITACPCAQEIIREKAEKELKRLNVDNNTIHEFFNNIPMATHNQRGRGIISIEVSSGHKVSIDKIIRIIEESMSSNIYELLKRNDEAMLVETAHKNPKFVEDCVRTMAKKIVDEFTDLPDEAIITIKQINEESIHTHNAFAERIASLGELKSELNLK; encoded by the coding sequence ATGGATTTACCAGTAATACATTTACCTGATGTACAGGCAAACAGACCAGATATTCCAATAACACTATCAAGAGTTGGAGTAACTGACGTTAAGAAATTGGTTGAGGTTTCCAGGGCAGAGAAGCGGCCTATAATATTGATATCAAAATTTGATATATTCGTAGACCTTCCTTCAGATCGTAAAGGTGCAAACCTGTCACGGAATTTCGAAGCCATTGATGAAGTAGTTGAGGAAGCGCTTACTTCACCGGTATGCGAAATTGAAGAACTCTGCGGAGAAGTTACCAGGAGACTACTTGACAGGCATGAATACGCCACCAGGGCAGAGGTAATAATGCAGAGCGAGTACATAATCAAGCGTACTACGCCTATCAATAAAGTGAAGTGCCAGCAAGTTGTGGATATTTTTGCAGAGGCCACGGCATTACGTAAGAATGACAACAAAGTATCTGTCAAAAAGATGGTTGGTGCCGAGGTTATTGGTATAACGGCCTGTCCCTGTGCCCAGGAAATTATACGGGAAAAGGCAGAAAAAGAATTGAAGAGATTGAACGTGGACAACAACACAATCCATGAATTCTTTAACAATATCCCAATGGCAACGCATAACCAGAGAGGGAGGGGCATAATATCTATTGAGGTTTCCAGCGGTCACAAGGTCTCTATTGATAAGATCATCCGTATAATCGAAGAATCAATGAGTTCCAATATATACGAATTACTCAAACGCAATGATGAGGCAATGCTTGTGGAAACAGCCCATAAGAACCCAAAGTTCGTAGAGGACTGTGTCAGGACAATGGCTAAAAAGATCGTAGATGAGTTCACTGACCTGCCGGATGAGGCTATAATAACCATTAAACAGATCAACGAAGAAAGTATCCACACCCATAATGCTTTTGCAGAGCGCATTGCTTCCCTTGGTGAACTAAAGAGCGAACTGAATTTGAAATAA